The Athene noctua chromosome 16, bAthNoc1.hap1.1, whole genome shotgun sequence genomic interval CCAGCACCCGTCTTTCTCGCTCGAGCACCCAGCAGGACGTGACGCTCAGCGGCACCAGGAAACCACCACGGACGAGCAATAAACCCCTGACCCCAGCGTCACCTGGTGCTGCCCCCCAAGTGAAGCACTGTCCCCCAAGCCAGGCGCTGCCCCCCACGCCAGGTGCTCCCCAGAACACTCCTACCTTGAGTCTGCGCTTGGGCCCTTGTTTGTGTTTTCACTGCCAGCACCCGCGGGCTGGTGGCTTAAAGGATTTTCCTATAATAACAACCAAATCCCTCTCCTGGGCCCTAAGCCGCAGCCCTGGGCCCTTCCCGGGGTCCAGAGCGCTCCGCGGTGCTGCTCCGCTTGGCATGTGCTTGTATCACCCTGGATTTcccccctcctggcccagcccaGTGCTTAAAAACCCCTAAATCCCCTTGAATTTCATTTCCCCTTATCTGCGAGGTCTATCCCCAGTTTCGGTCTCACCCACATACTTCACATGACCCTGAGGTGAGCTTTGGCCTCCTCCCCGCGCAGAGCCTGGGCAACCCCCGTGTCCTGCTCAGGGCCCCCGCCTCGGCCGGGCAACGAGCCGCTGCCCGGTGTGGCCGTGGCTCCGCTCGGGACCCGGCGCTGGCGGAGGCTTCACCCCGGCACCCCCATGCCACAGCCCCtcgctgctgctggggctggtgagcTGCCCCCCAAGAAAGAAATGACCCCAAACTGTCCCCAGGGCATGTCCCTCAGAGCAGGGGATGCTTATTCAGAGTCATGCAAATGAATTTTAGCAGCGGTTCTTCTTCCCCCGTAACAATTCTCTCCCCGAGAGGATCTCTGCTGGCAGACACGGCTCCGCTGCGTACACGCACGCTGCTATTTCACGCTGTCTTGTTTCACTTCTCTTTTTTGATTCCACAGTAAAAAAGTAGATAAAGTTGGAAACCGACAACTGCAGCAGCTTTCAAGGTTgcgggcagcagcagcggcagaaGCAGCAGGTTCCTCTGCCTGAAAAGTGTGTTTGGCCCCCAGCCCGTGCCCGCAGAGGGGGGCGTTTGCCGGTGGCGGTGCACGGTGCGGTGCCACGGGAGGGTTCACGTCACGCCGGGGTGCACCCGGGGGCTGCAGCGGCGGCTGGTGTGGAGTGTGAACCCCGCGGCTTCCTGCTCCCCCCCCGAGGTGGGCACTGCACGCCTGCACGGAGCAGAGGTGCCTGGAGCAGGGGACGCACACGGAGCAAGAGATGTGGCTGAAGCAGATGTGCGCGGAGCAGGGGATGAGCATGAAGCACAGATGTGCACAAAGCAGATGTGCATGTCTGGAACAGACACACGGAGCAGGGGATGGGCGTGGAGCAGCCGTGCACGAGTGTGCAAGGAGCAAGAGATGTGCACGGAACAGATGTGTGCGGGGCAGGGGATGTGCGTGAAGCAGATGTGCACAAAGCAGATGTGCACGGAGCAGGGGATGCGCGCAGATGTGCATGAGCAGATGCGCATGGGCTGGCTGGGGCGGCAGCAGCAGGTGTGCACGGATCGGGGAGAAGGGGGCCAAGGGCTGGCGGCTGCCCTGGGTCTGACAGAGCCTCGGGAGCCCCGTTGCCAGGCGCCAcggcggggagggcagggacaggctggGCCTCAGCCCACAGAGTGGCACCGAGGGCCGTGCCCGGGAGCTGCCCCGTGCGCGGGGGGAAGATGCAGGTTTCGGGGGGGGCTGCccaggggcagggtggggggtgggagctgctggggggctCAGCACAAGCCTGGCAGCAGCACGGGGTGAGCTggcagggggctgcggggggcacAAGCCTCCCAGGCCGTTTGCTGGTGTTAATTAGGAAGGGCTCGGTGCGGTGACAAGGTAACACAAATTAACACAAATTACAGACCTGCCGAGCCAGGAAAGTGCCAGCGGTGGCCCGTGCTGGTGGAGACAGGTGTGTGTGAAGTCCTCCCGGTGCAACCGGCACCGAACAGCTTGCCCAGGGCCTCGTGGCCCGATCCTGAGCTCGAGATGGCCgctgggtgctgggagagctgctgcccagccccggcAGGTCCGTCCCTGAGCCTCACCCGGCGCCGCTGCTGCGACAGGAATGAATTTGAGGAGCTTTGCCAGCTCCGAGCGCGGCCGAGCTTGGGTGGGGCTGCGCCATGCAAAGAGATCCACTTCTTTATTGTGCCCTGCGGAACCGTCCCTGCTTCCTCCCCCGAAAAGGGCTCTTCGGCCTTGCAGGCTGCGGTGCCACACGTCACTGGGCAGCGACCCTGATGCTGGCGTACTCGGTGCAGGCTGCGCCAGGGCTCctgccgcgccgcggggccgcgggcaggggctgcagaTCCGCGTAGTGGATGTTGTTGTCCTCTTtgctgctttgctgcagaagGGCACGCAAACGGTTAACGCCGTCACTAGATAACTCTTGCAAAAATAACCCTCCCGGGAGGTTCAAGCTGGGCCAGGGCTGCAGAGACAGCTCCGTGCCGTGGCGCAGAGCGTGGCAGGACCGGTGCTGACCCAACGCCCACCCTGGCCCTGGAGATTTGAACTTCGGGGCTTCGGCTTGGGACACTCTTCCCCAGAGTCATGGCAAACTCTTACCTGGCTGGGCAGATGCGAGGTCTCTGCGTCCCGGATTTCACTGCTGGGGGAAAGGATGGCTGTCAGCGCTAAAGGGTGCTGGGCCCCCTCTCCACCCAGCACAACGCTCCTCAGTTCCTGTCCTGACTTCTAGCCAGGCTCTGTGGCACGTGGCTGCACGTGATGCCCGTGCAGAAGGCAGAGGAGAGGGACAAGATGCTGTCTGTGTGCCTGGGCCTGGCTCAGACGCCGCGGTGGGGGCTCCAGGGAGCTCCCCACCACGCGCTGCCGTGAAACGCAGAGAAGCAACACAGTGCAGTGATGGGCCTGCGAGTAAAGGACCTTTTCTGGGGAAAATTAGTGCTCTGGAGGGAGAGGAAACCAGGATAAGGTAGGGGGATAAAGTGGTTTGCAGAAGAGGTGGTGGGTACaaacctgggggtgctgggggtccctccACAGCACCACGGAGGGATGGGCAAGAAGCTGCCTGGTGCTGCCGGCCCAGCCAGGCACTGGCTGTCTGCCTCACCTCTGTGCTTCCTCCTGTACATGCAAAAGGCGATGAAgaggccgaggaggaggaggaagaagagcatTACAGCTGCAGCCACCATGCTGGGAACCAGGGCAGTGTCTGTGGAGGTACAAAGCAGAACGGGGAGAGGGTGGTGGGTGCGTGGCAGCGCCGGGCActgctgtgggcaggggcagggggggcgtGGGATGGGGTTCTGGGGAGCAGCGTCCTGCTGGGCTGGCACTCACTGTGCAGGGACACCTCCGTGCCCTTTCCATGCCGAATCACCTCCTCACCACGCAGCGACTTGCTGAACTTGACACAGTAATAGGTGCCGGCATCCTCGGGGCGAACATCGCCGATGCGGATGCTGAAATCTGAGTTGGACCCACTCACGACCCTCGTCACGCGGGGGAAGGAGCCCGTCTGCTCATAAACAGTCTTGTTGCCGCTGCCCCAACCCTTCAGCCACTTCACGGGGCCGACGGGACTGTCCCCAAACGTGTTGCAGGTCAGGGTGAGCGTGTCCCCCGCTGTCACCAACACCTTGTCCTGGGGCTGGTGCAGCTCGAAGCCCTGATCCGTCTGGGCACCCACACCTGGGGACAGTGACAGGAGGGTTTGGGGTGCGCGAGGGAGCGAGGCGAGGGCTCACCCCAGGCGGGAcgggcagagcagcccccccTCGCTCTGAGCTTGCAGCAGCTCGGCTGAGAAATATCCCTGGATATGTCAGAGACAAACCGCAGGCACCGGGAGCGGGGGCAGCCAGGTTCAAAATTAATAAGGAGCGAATTTGCATGCCCTGTTATGTCGTTAACAGGAGGTGCCGCGGGTGCTCGGGGTCCTGCAAAGGGAGCCAAGGGGAATTCCTGGGAGGAAAAACTCCCGAGTGCTGTTAAACATTAACGCCGCACTCGGGGCAGCGCGGTCAGGGCCACCGGGGCGCTGCGAGGGGTTCACAGTCCGGGCCATGCGCTGCCAGCCAGGAGCGGCTCCGGGCAGGGATGGGCAGCCCCGGAGCCGAGCACAGGC includes:
- the LOC141967121 gene encoding uncharacterized protein LOC141967121 isoform X1; translated protein: MAWPTAAAAQLLLGQLSLVPLQLPGVGAQTDQGFELHQPQDKVLVTAGDTLTLTCNTFGDSPVGPVKWLKGWGSGNKTVYEQTGSFPRVTRVVSGSNSDFSIRIGDVRPEDAGTYYCVKFSKSLRGEEVIRHGKGTEVSLHMKSGTQRPRICPASKAAKRTTTSTTRICSPCPRPRGAAGALAQPAPSTPASGSLPSDVWHRSLQGRRALFGGGSRDGSAGHNKEVDLFAWRSPTQARPRSELAKLLKFIPVAAAAPGEAQGRTCRGWAAALPAPSGHLELRIGPRGPGQAVRCRLHREDFTHTCLHQHGPPLALSWLGRSVICVNLCYLVTAPSPS
- the LOC141967121 gene encoding uncharacterized protein LOC141967121 isoform X4 translates to MAWPTAAAAQLLLGQLSLVPLQLPDFSIRIGDVRPEDAGTYYCVKFSKSLRGEEVIRHGKGTEVSLHMKSGTQRPRICPASKAAKRTTTSTTRICSPCPRPRGAAGALAQPAPSTPASGSLPSDVWHRSLQGRRALFGGGSRDGSAGHNKEVDLFAWRSPTQARPRSELAKLLKFIPVAAAAPGEAQGRTCRGWAAALPAPSGHLELRIGPRGPGQAVRCRLHREDFTHTCLHQHGPPLALSWLGRSVICVNLCYLVTAPSPS
- the LOC141967121 gene encoding signal-regulatory protein beta-1-like isoform X3, whose product is MAWPTAAAAQLLLGQLSLVPLQLPGVGAQTDQGFELHQPQDKVLVTAGDTLTLTCNTFGDSPVGPVKWLKGWGSGNKTVYEQTGSFPRVTRVVSGSNSDFSIRIGDVRPEDAGTYYCVKFSKSLRGEEVIRHGKGTEVSLHNTALVPSMVAAAVMLFFLLLLGLFIAFCMYRRKHRGEADSQCLAGPAAPGSFLPIPPWCCGGTPSTPSEIRDAETSHLPSQQSSKEDNNIHYADLQPLPAAPRRGRSPGAACTEYASIRVAAQ
- the LOC141967121 gene encoding signal-regulatory protein beta-1-like isoform X2, which translates into the protein MAWPTAAAAQLLLGQLSLVPLQLPGVGAQTDQGFELHQPQDKVLVTAGDTLTLTCNTFGDSPVGPVKWLKGWGSGNKTVYEQTGSFPRVTRVVSGSNSDFSIRIGDVRPEDAGTYYCVKFSKSLRGEEVIRHGKGTEVSLHNTALVPSMVAAAVMLFFLLLLGLFIAFCMYRRKHRGEADSQCLAGPAAPGSFLPIPPWCCGGTPSTPSSEIRDAETSHLPSQQSSKEDNNIHYADLQPLPAAPRRGRSPGAACTEYASIRVAAQ